A DNA window from Pseudomonadota bacterium contains the following coding sequences:
- a CDS encoding 1-acyl-sn-glycerol-3-phosphate acyltransferase — protein sequence MLKKLLHVLGRAFITLFLGVENSPKIMDEQFIIAANHNSHIDVMVLFRLINISRVNKVKTIVAKDYFNKGLKGYIAKILFNAVLVDRSASAITTFKILKKELEDGYSLIIFPEGTRGEPGIINEFKSGIGQMSLDFPNIPIYPVYLSGAEKTLPRGTRIPVPFNIKMSILKPIYGKDYLSFHSKEGRKKITSEIERRINEEMGHRS from the coding sequence ATGTTGAAAAAACTTTTACACGTATTAGGAAGAGCTTTTATTACACTATTTCTTGGAGTTGAGAATTCTCCTAAGATAATGGATGAGCAGTTCATTATCGCAGCAAATCATAATTCTCATATAGATGTAATGGTTCTTTTTAGATTAATTAATATATCAAGAGTGAATAAAGTAAAAACAATCGTGGCAAAAGATTATTTTAACAAAGGGCTTAAAGGTTACATAGCTAAAATTCTTTTTAATGCGGTTTTAGTGGACAGAAGCGCATCGGCCATAACGACATTCAAGATATTAAAAAAAGAGCTTGAAGATGGATATTCGCTGATAATATTTCCCGAAGGAACAAGGGGAGAGCCGGGTATAATAAATGAATTTAAATCGGGTATCGGCCAGATGTCTTTAGATTTTCCGAATATACCAATATACCCGGTTTATCTATCCGGTGCTGAAAAAACTCTTCCAAGAGGGACGCGTATTCCTGTTCCTTTCAATATAAAAATGAGCATTCTTAAGCCTATTTACGGAAAAGATTATTTAAGTTTTCATTCTAAAGAAGGCAGGAAAAAAATAACATCAGAGATTGAACGCAGGATTAATGAAGAAATGGGCCACAGGTCATAA
- a CDS encoding SDR family oxidoreductase, whose translation MGRILVTGATGYIGGRLVPELIERGYQVRIMVRVLSPVHQERWPDAEIVVADVLDVVGLKNAFKGIHTAYYLIHSLLLGKKYFESADVQGAINFRNAAEEMGVQRIIYLGGLGDLRSTLSPHLRSRIEVGRELEKGKVPTTILRAAIILGSGSASYEILINTAKKMPIIPIPFWMKAQCQPIAIRDVIKYLVGALECFETTGKSFDIGGMDVLTYDEMLQILAKMFGKKTISLPSFFSGLRFFAILANLFAPVPWPIILALLEGLRNNVVCQDNAIMKLIPFKPLTYKESIIRAMSREEQDNVHTRWSDAYPPAHSLAIKLNELKIPPEFIKTYSLVNTKNAADIFSAVCRIGGKEGWFQNNWMWRLRGMADSMLGGVGMVRGRRSSSELRINDVIDFWRVEDMKPARKLLLRAEMKLPGKAWLEFDIDQRGYSNQLSITAYYIPSGVLGNIYWYMFLPFHGIIFKDLLKQIVMKG comes from the coding sequence ATGGGAAGAATTCTGGTTACCGGAGCCACCGGGTATATTGGCGGAAGACTGGTGCCGGAACTCATTGAACGGGGGTATCAAGTCAGAATTATGGTCAGGGTTTTGTCTCCAGTCCATCAGGAGCGCTGGCCGGATGCCGAGATAGTTGTAGCGGATGTGTTAGATGTTGTCGGTCTGAAAAATGCATTTAAAGGAATCCATACAGCCTATTATCTGATCCATTCACTATTGCTTGGAAAAAAATATTTTGAGTCAGCGGATGTCCAGGGGGCAATTAATTTCAGAAATGCAGCAGAAGAGATGGGTGTTCAAAGGATCATCTATCTGGGAGGGCTTGGAGATCTGCGTTCAACCCTTTCACCACATCTAAGAAGCCGTATTGAAGTAGGACGGGAGCTGGAAAAGGGCAAGGTTCCCACCACAATCCTTCGGGCCGCCATTATACTTGGGTCAGGAAGTGCTTCCTATGAAATTTTAATAAATACAGCCAAAAAAATGCCGATCATACCAATCCCTTTCTGGATGAAGGCCCAGTGCCAGCCTATAGCAATTAGGGATGTCATAAAATACCTTGTAGGAGCTCTTGAATGTTTTGAAACCACCGGTAAATCATTTGATATCGGTGGTATGGATGTGTTGACTTATGATGAAATGCTCCAAATCCTTGCAAAAATGTTTGGAAAGAAAACAATTAGTTTGCCCAGCTTTTTTTCGGGGTTGCGATTTTTCGCCATCCTTGCCAACCTTTTTGCACCGGTGCCATGGCCAATCATTCTTGCGCTTTTGGAAGGGCTTAGGAATAATGTGGTGTGCCAGGACAATGCAATTATGAAATTGATTCCATTTAAACCCTTAACATACAAAGAGTCCATTATCAGGGCCATGAGCCGGGAAGAACAGGATAATGTACACACCCGATGGTCCGATGCCTATCCCCCGGCCCACAGCCTGGCGATTAAACTAAATGAGTTGAAAATACCCCCTGAATTTATCAAGACATATTCATTGGTAAACACTAAAAATGCAGCGGACATCTTTAGTGCGGTATGCAGGATTGGCGGTAAGGAAGGATGGTTTCAAAACAACTGGATGTGGCGTTTAAGGGGAATGGCGGACAGCATGCTGGGTGGTGTTGGCATGGTCCGTGGGAGACGAAGTTCATCCGAATTGAGAATCAATGACGTTATTGACTTCTGGCGCGTGGAAGACATGAAGCCTGCACGTAAACTTCTTCTGAGGGCAGAGATGAAACTGCCCGGAAAGGCCTGGCTTGAATTTGATATTGATCAGAGGGGGTACAGCAATCAATTGTCCATTACCGCCTATTATATTCCCAGTGGTGTTTTAGGAAATATTTACTGGTATATGTTTCTACCTTTTCATGGTATTATTTTCAAAGATCTGTTAAAGCAGATAGTAATGAAAGGGTGA
- a CDS encoding alpha/beta fold hydrolase, which yields MANISRLAFSLSKLSIQALRRWSKASVHIHGAENIPDGVIIFAVNHFTRLETLILPYEFYRLTGKPIMSLAYHGLFTGALGKYLDKMGVVSTNDPNRDEIIIRSLLIGDNPWLIFPEGQMVKDKKIVESGKFLIYSATGKRRPPHTGAAALALRTEFYRQRLQYLQETDSDLLNQQLNIFDLSSMEQVSKKETFLVPVNISYYPIRSRQNAIEKMASYLVKDMPDYIAEELQTEGTMLLSGVDIDITIGKPMAIRPFLNKGIIQKDIHTPKSLMPDDLLHSRPVIRMMASKLTMEVMACIYQNTTVNYDHLLAYIIKYYPGKKLSLFNLAQRLFLAVEAVTRLKSIRLHNGLQQNQCVQLCRNYKTFLADFLEVAKRSGAVEIDADIIHLKGPAINTLFDFNSIRRENPYQVILNEVEYLRPLTFRLQLIAQQPFWSVCRSLRLKFLQMAKQEFDSDYETYQSEGESKPKNIGAPIFYKRFSPKAGILLVHGYLAAPEEVRPLAEYLYQQGYTVFAPRLRGHGTSPEDLSLRTWEDWLQSVELGYMLLANSAKDVIVGGISMGAGLALFAAANMPYKIKAVFAVNCAMRLRRQSAKFAPAIVLWNKLADKMVNDEGRRHFVPNEPENPHINYLRNPINGVKELMELMDQLSPRLEHIKVPALLIQSSGDLVVDPDGSKFVFEKLGSEDKELVMLNSDRHGIFRGDISKSVFSKIKEFLNTRI from the coding sequence ATGGCAAATATCAGCCGCTTGGCTTTTTCTTTAAGCAAGCTGTCTATACAGGCGCTAAGACGTTGGTCTAAGGCATCAGTACATATTCATGGTGCCGAAAACATTCCGGATGGTGTAATTATCTTTGCAGTAAACCATTTTACACGCTTGGAAACCCTGATTCTACCCTACGAATTTTACAGACTAACCGGCAAACCAATTATGTCTCTTGCCTACCATGGTCTATTCACCGGAGCTTTGGGCAAATATTTGGATAAAATGGGTGTGGTATCTACCAATGATCCCAACCGTGATGAAATTATTATTCGCTCTTTACTAATCGGAGATAATCCCTGGCTGATTTTTCCGGAAGGCCAGATGGTAAAAGATAAAAAGATTGTTGAAAGCGGTAAGTTTCTCATATACAGCGCTACGGGCAAACGGCGACCACCTCATACAGGTGCTGCAGCACTGGCATTACGTACGGAGTTTTATAGGCAAAGACTACAGTATCTGCAGGAAACTGACAGCGATTTGCTTAATCAGCAGCTAAATATTTTTGATCTTTCTTCCATGGAACAGGTGAGCAAAAAAGAAACCTTTCTGGTGCCGGTTAATATTAGTTATTATCCTATCCGTTCACGTCAAAACGCCATTGAAAAAATGGCTTCATATCTTGTGAAGGATATGCCTGATTATATAGCTGAAGAACTGCAAACCGAAGGTACCATGCTTCTTTCAGGAGTAGATATTGATATCACTATCGGAAAGCCAATGGCTATAAGGCCCTTCCTTAATAAAGGGATTATCCAAAAAGACATACACACGCCAAAGTCTTTAATGCCGGATGATCTGCTGCATTCAAGGCCTGTGATAAGAATGATGGCCAGTAAACTTACCATGGAAGTAATGGCTTGTATTTACCAAAATACTACGGTGAATTATGATCATCTACTTGCCTATATTATAAAATATTATCCCGGAAAAAAGCTAAGCTTATTTAACCTTGCACAGCGGCTTTTCCTGGCTGTGGAAGCAGTTACCAGGCTTAAATCCATAAGGTTACATAATGGATTACAACAAAACCAATGCGTACAACTCTGTCGCAATTATAAAACATTTCTTGCCGATTTCCTCGAGGTAGCAAAACGAAGCGGTGCTGTAGAAATAGATGCTGATATAATCCATCTGAAGGGTCCGGCAATTAACACACTTTTTGATTTTAACAGCATCAGAAGAGAAAATCCATACCAGGTTATTCTAAACGAGGTAGAATATCTTAGACCGCTTACTTTTAGATTGCAATTAATTGCCCAGCAGCCTTTCTGGTCAGTGTGCCGGAGCCTGCGGCTCAAATTTCTTCAAATGGCCAAACAGGAGTTTGACTCCGACTATGAAACTTATCAGAGCGAGGGTGAGTCAAAACCTAAAAATATTGGTGCTCCGATTTTTTATAAAAGATTTTCCCCGAAAGCCGGAATATTACTAGTTCATGGTTATTTGGCTGCTCCAGAGGAAGTAAGACCTCTTGCAGAGTATCTCTATCAGCAGGGCTATACCGTTTTTGCTCCACGTCTTAGGGGACACGGCACCAGCCCTGAAGATCTATCTCTTAGAACCTGGGAGGATTGGTTGCAATCAGTTGAACTTGGTTATATGCTTTTAGCAAATAGCGCTAAGGATGTTATTGTGGGTGGAATAAGTATGGGAGCCGGCTTGGCCCTTTTTGCGGCTGCAAACATGCCATATAAAATTAAAGCAGTTTTTGCAGTTAACTGTGCTATGAGATTAAGGAGACAAAGCGCCAAATTTGCCCCGGCTATTGTTTTGTGGAACAAGCTTGCAGATAAAATGGTTAATGATGAAGGGCGCAGGCACTTTGTGCCAAATGAACCTGAGAATCCGCATATCAACTATCTGCGCAATCCAATTAATGGTGTTAAAGAGTTAATGGAGTTAATGGATCAGCTCTCACCCAGGCTTGAGCATATAAAAGTTCCTGCTCTTTTGATACAATCATCCGGGGATCTTGTTGTTGATCCTGATGGAAGTAAATTTGTATTCGAGAAACTTGGCTCCGAGGATAAGGAGTTGGTTATGCTCAATTCTGACCGACACGGTATTTTCAGAGGCGATATTTCAAAAAGTGTTTTCAGCAAGATAAAAGAATTTCTTAATACGAGAATCTGA
- a CDS encoding sulfur reduction protein DsrE, which translates to MKVAYIFSSSNSHYILSNMIVPQLESGKHGFEVCGMFFFLDNTFILVKDNDVGERLSKIASEKGMLLMGCDKCVIDRRIQDSLVESATIGCFPDLHKALAGSGVEQVITL; encoded by the coding sequence ATGAAAGTTGCTTATATTTTTTCAAGCTCCAATTCACATTATATTTTGAGCAATATGATTGTACCGCAATTGGAATCAGGGAAACACGGATTTGAAGTATGCGGAATGTTCTTTTTTTTAGACAATACATTTATTCTGGTAAAAGACAATGATGTAGGTGAGCGTCTTTCAAAGATTGCTTCAGAAAAAGGGATGCTGCTCATGGGATGTGACAAATGTGTGATTGATCGCAGAATACAAGATAGCCTGGTGGAATCGGCAACAATAGGCTGTTTCCCGGACTTGCACAAAGCTCTGGCCGGATCGGGCGTTGAGCAGGTAATTACACTTTAA
- a CDS encoding VTT domain-containing protein: MNDNSYLQIAESYTKKSYSALQEELQANSEKCINCKLCQKECEFLRKYGKPKEIADSFDLTDKTFKTMAFECSLCGLCAAVCPLGLNPADMFLEMRREAVKQGGGIFAEHNGILAYEKKGTSKLFSWYGLPEGCDTVFFPGCSLPGTRPDKTLGLFKLIQKKFPSAGIVFDCCTKPSHDLGRNAFFTAMFGEMKEFLIQNKIKKVLVACPNCYKIFDQYGGDISVISIYEFLADLDIPVEKKMSYSVTVHDPCALRYKEPVQKSVRKLIEKLGISIYEMPHSGINTLCCGEGGSVSFLSPGLAEKWIGIRKQEHKGNRVITYCAGCANHLNQAMPTDHIIDLYFEPEATLAGNAKIYKAPVTYLNRLKLKRHLKNSLNTAVSRERTFTGQEKSSKAAMFKRIVILLAIISIIILVRAGGLENYFETGALRELIASKGALAPILYMLIYIIAPALFLPGLPITIAGGILFGPLWGVIYTITSSTIGAGAAFLISRYVARDWIAAKLTSPRWQRLDEGVEKHGWKVVAFTRLIPLFPFNLLNYAFGLTKIKFTHYILATFICMLPACIAFIVFSSSLLDLFKGKISGNLLAGIILIIIVSLIPIFHKKYKTKKGTSDPL; encoded by the coding sequence ATGAATGATAATAGTTATTTGCAAATAGCCGAATCATATACAAAGAAGTCTTATTCCGCCTTACAGGAAGAATTGCAGGCTAACTCTGAAAAATGTATTAACTGTAAACTTTGTCAAAAGGAATGTGAATTTTTAAGAAAATATGGCAAGCCCAAGGAAATTGCCGATTCTTTTGACCTTACGGATAAGACTTTTAAGACAATGGCTTTCGAATGCAGCCTTTGCGGGTTATGTGCAGCTGTGTGTCCGTTGGGTTTGAATCCGGCAGACATGTTTCTTGAAATGCGACGGGAAGCTGTAAAGCAAGGTGGCGGGATATTTGCCGAACACAACGGCATTTTAGCTTATGAGAAAAAAGGCACTTCAAAGCTTTTTTCATGGTATGGTCTGCCTGAAGGCTGCGATACCGTATTTTTTCCAGGTTGTTCTTTGCCCGGTACCAGGCCGGACAAAACCCTTGGGCTTTTCAAACTCATTCAAAAAAAATTCCCATCGGCCGGAATCGTTTTTGACTGCTGTACAAAACCATCGCATGATCTTGGGAGAAATGCCTTTTTCACTGCCATGTTTGGAGAAATGAAAGAATTTTTGATTCAAAACAAAATCAAAAAAGTACTGGTGGCTTGCCCCAATTGTTACAAAATCTTTGATCAATACGGCGGTGATATTTCCGTTATTAGTATCTATGAGTTTCTTGCCGATCTGGATATTCCTGTTGAAAAAAAAATGTCTTATAGTGTTACTGTGCATGACCCTTGTGCTCTGCGTTATAAGGAACCTGTGCAGAAATCAGTGAGAAAGCTTATTGAAAAACTGGGAATCAGTATTTATGAAATGCCGCATTCCGGTATAAATACTCTGTGTTGCGGTGAAGGCGGATCTGTAAGTTTCTTGTCTCCCGGACTTGCTGAAAAATGGATAGGTATCCGAAAACAGGAACATAAAGGAAACCGGGTTATCACTTATTGCGCCGGATGTGCGAATCACCTGAATCAGGCCATGCCCACTGATCATATTATAGATCTTTATTTTGAACCGGAAGCCACATTGGCAGGAAACGCCAAAATTTACAAGGCTCCGGTTACCTACTTAAACCGCTTAAAACTTAAACGGCATCTGAAAAACAGTTTAAATACAGCCGTATCAAGGGAAAGAACATTTACAGGTCAGGAAAAATCATCCAAAGCAGCAATGTTTAAACGTATAGTTATTCTTCTTGCCATTATATCCATTATTATACTAGTTCGTGCTGGGGGTTTGGAAAATTATTTTGAAACCGGGGCGTTAAGAGAACTGATAGCATCAAAAGGGGCACTTGCCCCTATCCTCTACATGCTGATTTATATTATAGCACCAGCCCTTTTTTTGCCGGGACTTCCAATTACTATTGCAGGAGGCATTCTTTTCGGTCCTTTATGGGGTGTTATCTATACTATTACCAGTTCCACAATAGGCGCCGGTGCGGCATTTTTAATATCCCGTTACGTTGCAAGGGACTGGATTGCTGCAAAACTTACAAGCCCCAGATGGCAAAGGCTGGATGAAGGAGTTGAAAAACATGGGTGGAAAGTAGTCGCTTTTACACGGCTAATCCCTTTGTTTCCTTTTAACCTCTTAAATTATGCCTTTGGTTTAACCAAAATAAAATTTACACATTACATACTGGCCACTTTCATTTGTATGCTTCCTGCCTGCATAGCATTTATTGTGTTTTCAAGTTCGCTTCTTGATCTGTTTAAGGGGAAAATATCTGGAAATCTGTTAGCCGGAATAATACTTATTATCATAGTTTCTCTTATTCCGATTTTTCACAAAAAATATAAAACCAAAAAAGGGACATCGGATCCTTTATAG
- a CDS encoding tRNA1(Val) (adenine(37)-N6)-methyltransferase, with translation MDLLTDDYFFKGKLSIKQNKSGYRFSIDSVLLASHVKASAGNKILDIGTGCGIISLILAYQNPEIKIYGIEVQKSLADIAVMNVKNNGMEEQIGIICTDLKNLKKSMIFGSPDIIVCNPPYRKANSGRVNPDNQRALARHEIMISLPGIFESAKSLLDISGKFIMIYPSERIADIIEHMRFSGIEPKYFRFIYSKNNSESKLVIVEGIKGGKAGAKVASPLVIYKDDGSYTDEVENMFIP, from the coding sequence ATGGATTTGCTTACAGACGACTATTTTTTCAAAGGTAAATTATCTATTAAACAAAATAAGTCAGGATATCGCTTTTCAATCGATTCAGTTTTACTTGCCTCACATGTTAAAGCATCTGCGGGAAATAAAATTCTTGATATAGGAACAGGGTGCGGCATAATTTCTCTTATACTCGCATACCAAAATCCGGAAATTAAAATATACGGGATCGAAGTACAGAAAAGTCTTGCAGATATTGCCGTCATGAATGTGAAAAACAACGGCATGGAAGAACAAATTGGAATCATTTGCACTGACCTGAAAAATTTAAAAAAAAGTATGATCTTTGGATCACCTGATATTATTGTATGTAACCCGCCATACAGAAAGGCAAATTCAGGAAGGGTAAATCCCGATAATCAGCGCGCGCTGGCTAGACATGAAATCATGATTTCTCTTCCCGGAATCTTTGAATCGGCAAAAAGTCTTTTGGATATTTCAGGTAAATTCATAATGATTTATCCTTCAGAGCGCATAGCCGATATAATTGAACATATGCGTTTTTCAGGAATAGAACCAAAGTATTTTAGATTTATTTACTCGAAAAACAATTCGGAATCCAAACTTGTAATTGTCGAAGGCATTAAAGGTGGTAAAGCAGGAGCAAAGGTCGCCTCACCTCTTGTAATATATAAGGATGATGGTTCTTATACTGATGAAGTAGAAAATATGTTTATACCATAG
- a CDS encoding DUF721 domain-containing protein, producing MKDPKKKEADFEPIGNIIGNVLNKFRLELGFESANISSIWKNIVGEAVCKNTRPAGFKGQILLVYVSSSVWMQELQYYKEDIISRLNNEIGKELISDIKFKIGAV from the coding sequence ATGAAAGACCCTAAAAAAAAAGAAGCTGATTTTGAACCAATCGGCAATATTATCGGCAATGTATTAAACAAATTCCGCCTGGAACTGGGTTTTGAATCTGCTAATATTTCCAGCATATGGAAAAACATAGTAGGAGAAGCCGTTTGCAAAAATACAAGGCCTGCCGGTTTCAAAGGACAGATACTTCTTGTGTATGTAAGCAGTTCAGTATGGATGCAGGAACTCCAATATTACAAAGAAGATATAATATCAAGACTAAATAATGAGATTGGAAAAGAACTTATCAGTGATATCAAATTTAAGATCGGGGCTGTCTGA
- a CDS encoding Trm112 family protein produces the protein MAISKELLEILACPKCKGDIYLTDAGDGLICKNCKLVYEIRDDIPIMLIDEAKPL, from the coding sequence ATGGCTATAAGTAAAGAACTGCTTGAAATTCTTGCCTGCCCAAAGTGCAAAGGGGATATTTATCTTACTGATGCGGGTGATGGCCTTATCTGCAAAAATTGTAAACTTGTATATGAAATAAGGGATGATATCCCCATAATGTTGATAGATGAGGCAAAGCCGTTGTAA
- a CDS encoding DUF4416 family protein: MSIPRPPNPAKLVIGVYLKDKNLIELLENELIAEFGPVDIISQWFLFDYTSYYAHEMGSPLFRRMFVFEKLIKQASLSQIKNFTNELEARYSKNGKRTVNIDPGYMLHEKFVLATGKNFSHRIYIGNNIYADLTLIYQNREFRTLPWTYPDYADEKMLTFLINVRDKYVADMKRGHDK; the protein is encoded by the coding sequence ATGAGCATTCCCCGACCGCCCAATCCGGCAAAGCTTGTGATCGGAGTTTATTTAAAAGATAAGAACCTTATTGAGTTACTGGAAAATGAGCTAATTGCTGAATTTGGTCCGGTCGATATCATAAGTCAATGGTTCTTATTTGATTATACCTCTTACTATGCCCATGAGATGGGTTCGCCTCTTTTCAGGAGGATGTTTGTTTTCGAAAAACTTATTAAACAGGCAAGCCTTTCACAAATAAAAAATTTTACAAATGAACTTGAAGCAAGATACTCAAAAAACGGTAAAAGAACCGTTAACATTGATCCGGGATACATGCTTCATGAAAAGTTTGTTCTTGCAACAGGCAAAAACTTTAGTCACAGAATATATATCGGAAATAATATTTACGCAGATTTGACTTTAATTTATCAGAATAGGGAATTTAGAACATTGCCCTGGACATATCCTGATTATGCGGATGAAAAAATGCTGACTTTTCTAATAAATGTCCGTGATAAATATGTTGCCGATATGAAACGAGGCCACGATAAATGA
- a CDS encoding YicC family protein, producing MIKSMTGYARSEKTEAGFEIVTEIRTYNSKHLDINLRFPHEYNAFEDKIRGLIGSRVSRGRIEIKITIKENNGNLIEFEIDEKKASAYYNILLSLRDKLGMDAQIPLDMIAGAEGVIKVAETKKDIEAQWLLIKDSLDEALSILDDMRKKEGKFIAGDFVKRVETIEQLLNSIEFESRDMLLYYTQRLKDRISILTKDTIELDAGRIAQEAAFLADRCDISEEVVRVKSHLNQFNLIMSLDEPAGRKLNFLLQELNREFNTIGSKTEKAIVSHTIVNVKSEIEKLREQVQNIE from the coding sequence ATGATAAAAAGCATGACCGGATATGCAAGGTCTGAAAAAACAGAAGCAGGTTTTGAAATTGTAACTGAAATTCGTACATACAACAGCAAGCACCTTGATATAAATCTTCGTTTTCCCCATGAATATAATGCGTTTGAAGATAAAATAAGAGGCTTGATCGGTTCAAGAGTATCAAGGGGCCGTATCGAGATTAAAATTACTATAAAAGAAAATAATGGTAATTTAATTGAATTTGAAATCGATGAAAAAAAAGCGAGCGCATACTATAATATACTTTTGAGTTTAAGAGATAAATTAGGTATGGATGCACAAATACCCCTTGATATGATAGCAGGTGCTGAAGGAGTAATAAAAGTTGCGGAAACTAAAAAAGATATTGAGGCTCAGTGGCTTTTGATAAAAGATTCTTTGGATGAGGCTTTAAGTATTTTAGATGATATGAGGAAAAAAGAGGGTAAGTTTATTGCCGGTGATTTTGTTAAGAGGGTTGAAACCATTGAACAATTATTAAACAGTATTGAGTTTGAATCCCGTGACATGCTTCTTTACTACACGCAACGTTTAAAAGACCGGATATCAATATTGACAAAAGATACTATTGAGCTTGATGCCGGAAGAATTGCTCAGGAAGCGGCGTTTCTTGCAGACAGATGTGATATATCGGAAGAAGTAGTCAGGGTAAAAAGCCATTTAAACCAGTTTAATCTTATAATGAGTTTGGATGAGCCTGCCGGAAGAAAACTTAATTTTTTATTGCAGGAATTGAACCGTGAATTTAATACAATTGGTTCAAAAACTGAAAAAGCAATAGTTTCTCATACAATTGTAAATGTTAAATCCGAGATTGAAAAGTTAAGGGAGCAGGTGCAAAATATCGAATAA
- a CDS encoding DUF370 domain-containing protein: MEQTLLNIGHGSSVVAERVVAIVSPNSAPMKRLKDDAKDEKRLVDATHGRKTRAIIVLDSNHIILSSYTPETISQRYTKNLNKEI; this comes from the coding sequence ATGGAACAGACTCTTTTAAACATTGGACATGGAAGTTCTGTAGTAGCAGAACGGGTTGTTGCAATTGTATCTCCCAATTCAGCTCCAATGAAACGCTTAAAGGATGATGCAAAAGATGAAAAACGACTAGTTGATGCAACCCATGGACGCAAAACAAGAGCAATAATTGTTTTGGACAGTAATCATATAATTCTTTCCAGTTATACTCCTGAAACGATATCCCAGCGTTATACAAAGAATTTAAATAAAGAGATATGA
- the gmk gene encoding guanylate kinase: protein MTLRSVTKKDTDTTNTLKPGRLFIVSAPSGAGKTTLCRRLLARFTDMIYSISYTTRAPRIDEKNGVDYFFISKKDFEKKIIEGKWAEWAKVHGNFYGTSAEYINDAILSGKDILLDIDVKGTMQIIKRYFESITIFIMPPSFEELKIRMESRGTDTREVIEKRLKNAKEEMAQKNLYKHEIINDSLDKATSELFALIEQYRTGSL from the coding sequence ATGACTTTACGATCAGTTACCAAAAAAGATACGGATACCACCAATACTTTAAAACCTGGCCGTCTTTTTATAGTTTCCGCACCTTCCGGAGCAGGCAAAACTACTCTTTGCAGGAGATTGCTGGCACGCTTTACTGACATGATTTATTCAATATCTTATACCACAAGAGCCCCCCGCATAGATGAAAAAAACGGTGTTGATTACTTTTTTATATCAAAAAAAGATTTTGAAAAAAAAATCATAGAAGGCAAATGGGCTGAGTGGGCAAAAGTACACGGAAATTTCTATGGCACATCTGCCGAATATATAAATGACGCTATTTTATCCGGAAAAGATATACTGCTTGATATAGATGTAAAAGGCACCATGCAGATAATTAAGCGCTATTTTGAAAGCATTACAATCTTTATTATGCCTCCATCATTTGAGGAGCTGAAGATACGAATGGAATCAAGGGGCACAGATACCAGGGAAGTAATAGAAAAGCGTTTGAAGAATGCAAAAGAAGAGATGGCTCAAAAAAATCTGTATAAACACGAGATAATTAATGATAGCCTTGATAAAGCAACATCTGAACTTTTCGCACTGATTGAACAATACCGGACAGGCAGCTTGTAA
- a CDS encoding YhcH/YjgK/YiaL family protein → MIIDSIDNIETYAGAGDKITTALRYIAAADFKNVEPGKYDIDGDNIFAIVSDYITKHSNQCFLEAHRKYIDVQYMVNGVEWVGYAPLKDHAIVKEYDEKKDCVFFGGTPSFIKLEKAMFAIFFPTDLHMPGTGDMPGPVRKVVVKVRI, encoded by the coding sequence ATGATAATTGACAGCATTGATAATATTGAAACATATGCCGGAGCAGGAGATAAGATAACTACTGCATTAAGATATATAGCAGCAGCCGACTTTAAAAATGTTGAACCGGGAAAGTATGATATTGATGGTGATAACATATTTGCCATTGTCAGTGATTATATCACAAAGCACAGCAATCAGTGTTTTTTAGAAGCCCATCGGAAATATATAGATGTGCAGTATATGGTAAATGGAGTTGAATGGGTAGGGTATGCACCCTTAAAAGACCATGCGATTGTAAAGGAATATGATGAAAAAAAAGATTGTGTTTTTTTTGGCGGAACCCCTTCTTTTATAAAATTGGAAAAAGCAATGTTTGCAATATTTTTTCCAACAGATCTGCATATGCCGGGTACAGGAGATATGCCGGGCCCTGTAAGAAAAGTAGTAGTAAAGGTCAGGATATAA